The nucleotide sequence AAATGTTAGATGGTGACAAACAATTTTAGAAGTGCCTAAGGCCAGAAACACAAATAGCAACCCTCTTACAAAACGATGTAGAAGAGCTTTCCGTATTTGCCTTTGTATCGACAAGCGAAGAACCAACTTTGCAGATCTCTCGGCTTCAACTCATACGGAACATACCCATTGAACCACTGCCATGACTTTGAGATATGAGGATTGTTGGGCCACTTCTAATGATTTTgccaactttttattatttgacgGTAGTTCTGTATGGATGTGAAACATGGAACTTAACAACAAGCATATCACAATCATTGCAATCCTTCCTAAACCGTTGCCTACGAAAGATAATGCGGATATTCTGGCCTGATATTATAAGCAACGATGACCTTTGGGCGGCTACCGGGCAAACACCACttcacatagaaattatgcGTCACAAGTGGAAATAGATCGGACACACTTTGCGCAAACCACGGGATGACTTTGCAAGGACAGCGCTAGACTAGAATCCCCAAGGAATCCATAGGTGAGGGAGACCAGCCAACACATGGAGGCGACAAGAGCCCGCAGCAGAGGCGGACAGAGAAGGCCGTTCTTGGAGTCAAATAAAACATCTAGCTCTGAATTTTATTTGAGGCCCTATGTTTCATCTAGGAACTatgggaaaaatatatatataaagggtggttaagtttcaagggccggtattgattttgaataaaatacaatttttttagaaaattattgttatttctcttcattatgataatattggcttAATAGCTCAATtaagtatggaacaaaatataagTCATATGGCTGCCaaggcctcggcggcacacctccatccgatggtccaaattttcaatgacgctgaggcataattgaggttctatgccgttaatgtgccgaatcatctcatcctttagctcttgcattgttgctggcttatcgacgtacaccttttctttcaaataatctcaaagaaagaagtccaacggtgtcaaatcacatgatcttggcggccaattgacatcgccgcgacatgtgattattcggccatcaaatttttcgcgcaaacgagccattgtttcgttagctgcgtGACAAgcggcaccgtcctgttgaaaccacatatcgtccacatgcatatcttccaattcgggccataaaaagatcGTTAACATCCCACGAAAGCGAACActgtggaaaaaatacggcccaatgatgccgccggcccataaaccgcaccataCAGTCACTTTTTGTGgctgcattggtttttcggcaatcacacTTTCacttatcattcgcccaaatgcggcaattcatCTTATTGACgtatccactgaggtgaaaatgtgcctcatcactgaagatgatttgcttcgaaaattggtagTTCACTGTTggcatttcctgccaccattctgaccattgacgacgcttgaaatggtcaagaggctctagttcttgagtcaattgcaccttgtaagcgtgtaaatgcaagtctttatgcataatgttcatcaacgacgagcgggAAAGGTGCAATCGTTGGGCACGACggcgagttgaggtggacggctcttcaaccatactatcgcgaacagcgatttttctgcagtacgagctgtacgagcatgcactggtgtttttacATCTCCTACGGACCCGGTTTGCTCActatttgcacaatttttccgattgtaagcacatttggacgattaaattgaccgaaaaaatcccgaagtgcgcgatatgcactttgatttgaacgcccgttttcacaataagcctgaataactttaacgcgttgctcgattgtgtatctttccatggttattgagttagtctgaaattgaaaaatgtcaaatgaaatgcagaaaaaaacttgaagtttaaccaccctttatatttattatttattaactaagttaatatattattaactaCATTCCCACCATAAGTATTTAAGACCTATCGATAAACCTCTGCCGTtcgaaaaaagtagaaaataaaaacttccCCTAagttataaatgttttttttctgcgtttgtcatcacgttgtcaagcatttcgggttttatagcgtcgatttcggttgtttcggtgtaaagcgacccaaggttgaaattgtactgaattgacgtatcgaaaacatgtacatatgttgaagtcaatcggttggtaaatgacaaagttattcagggCTTACATAcggacataaaagatggcgccccCTGTATTTACTTCGACCAGCGTTTACCACTACACCCATCTATCAAAAACAGCGGTAGCAAATACTACTGTGATCAATTGGAAagattattttgattatttcatatacttatatacatatattctttcaAATCTATTTCGTCTTCTTAATCGTAATATCCATCCAAATAATTCCTGAACTAGATTGGTCttacctcatttcgactattgcagaagctgcacgAAAGAATGGGAGGAAAAGTCTGTCTGGCATCAACTCTGTTACTGTCCCGCGTGGCATTCCACTAtgtttagatactttggctcattgttcttgaatgatactgataTAAGGGCCAtccagatcaatgggtttgcatTTAAAACAAAAGGGTTTAACGACCCTTTATAAAACGACCCCATATAAACTGCTGCTGTATTACAATGGATTGGCAACGGCCTAAGTGAGTTGGTATAGAGACCGACTGTCACTTCTACCTACCTATATCaccattgtgttttttttgtttaatatttgatggaattattttacatacatacaaaaaaattagttcacgTTTTTCTTTTAATCTAAATCACATTAATATTTGTTCAACGATTTGCAGCTATACTGGTATATCGTGGCTTCCGTAATGTCCGCAAGAAGACCCTCAAGCTATCACATGCTGGCATCCATTTGACAGCCTTTGTCCTGACTGTCATTGCTTTGATAACCGTCTTCGACTCGCACAACTTAGCCGATCCACCAATACCAAATATGTATTCGTTGCACTCTTGGCTCGGGCTTGGCGCCGTCATCGTATTCGGTTTGCAGTATGTAGCAGGATTTACAGCTTATCTCGCCCCAGGGTGGCGACAATCACTTAAGGTCGCCTACATGCCattgcatatttattttggcCTATTTGGATTCGTTTTAGCCATCGCAAGTGCACTAATGGGTGTCACCGAAAAGGCTCTATTCGCTATGTGagtaaataatgtgaaaaagttaaaaaaaataaatatttttaataaactgaaaataaatatgtatattcatatattaacatgaaattttatatttttcagttcGGATTATTCATCGTTCTCAAATGCTGGAGTTATGGCCAACTGTATTGGTGTATTCTATGTGATTTTCGGTGCCTTGGTTGTGTACTTGGCCACTGAATCATCTTACAAACGCGAACCATTGCCTGAGGATGCTGTTCTATTGACGGGTGTAAATGAGTAAATGCTGACAAAACATGGGAAAGGGTGAAAAAGCGTGAAGATAGTCGAAAAATGAAAACCTTACGTTCGTTCTTAccgttatatttttaactttctaCGCTATTTTGTTATGTGAGTAGCTAAGACTACGTTGCCAACTACAAATCTACTAAGGCAATGCAATTGCATACATTAATTGActttaaaaacatacatatacttgtatttattttcatattgcatactacatacatacatatatgtactatatgaaGTAACTTGCGTACACAAACAAGCGCACattcacaaaaaaatgcatatggacatacatataaaatgtatggaaaatgtatgcatttacgtTAGGtgctttataaatttgaaaatttcggtGCTTAACTTAAGTATTTTCTGTTTACTTATATgctttaaatatatacatacataacatacatacatatatacacttatatttatatacacatttacatacatccACTACTATACTTATAACTGTTAACGACTTGGAGATGCCGAACATTGCACAATACCTGTGGTGCTTTTTAAGAGGTTTATAAACgctttatataaaaacaaaaaaaaaataaataaataaattcacagaaACAACGAGATAACCAATCAAgcatgcattaaaaaaaatattgaattatattatatttgtttaactaattaattttgTACGAAAAGATGTTCATTTTGGATCTAcaaatatgtattattttatttagtacgTGCATACTTGCTTATGTACAcataaagatataaaaatatagagtatgaataaatatacatatagtatatgtacatgcatataaacAGGAAAAAAGACAAATATCCATAAGTGTTGTTGGATGTATTCATGAATTTATCGTaagcattcatatgtatgtacaatatattcaaatttattgaataaagaaatatttaaagttgATTTGAAATATCTGTTTCAGTTATAAATCACAATCCAATAGCTTAAACCTCTCCTGTTGGCTACCATTGCATTGTGGGGCCTTTATATAGAATGAGCATCTATTATTTATAGGTTATGAACCCTACAGTCAATCGGACTAGTTTTGAACTAGAGGGGGCCCTGTGGCAGAATTAGGATTTAaaagctaaatttaaaaaaatgttactaatGATAAAAGATTATTTCAATAACTATAATAAGcgcagatttttttaatttttctctaaaTATTGACCGTTACATTGCATACACTCTTGGAATCTGGTACTTCGTGCCACTCACTGgggaagtttttttttgtgttttttttttttagttcataaatatttacaaatgattAACACGCAACTTAATTATGATAacattacacaattttcactctacatgacaaaaagcatttctatggaggtatgagatcgctaggtttagtgcgtctgagccttcgtattaatccgttggtttcaattaaattaagtgcTTCTTCATTGATGTGGTTTAATAGTCTTTCTTTGTGGGCAACTGCAATCTTTGCGATTTCAGTGTTAACggagtttattttaaggtcgcgctcaatgtcggaacttctgcagtaccatggtgctttgacaatgcacctaaggaccttattttggaagtgttggatttcgtttttcgtactttgactggcgcatcccatagctgcgcaccataactccatactggccttagtatctgcttgtgaaaactacgtgtacagattttgtttggttaagttCAATTTTCCATGTATTAGTCCACTGGCAGATCTTATTTAACGCGGTTTGTAATGTGGCTGTCGATTCGTTTTCAGTTTTACCAACTGCAATCAAGGtggtgtcatctgcaaacgttGCTGTGACGTAATTAGGATCAGACGGTAGGTCATGTGTAAATATAAGGTACAGCAGAGGCCCAAGAACGTTGTTTTGAGGTACTCCTGCATTTATTTGTCGAAGACTTGAATAAACATCATCTTGCTTGACTCGAAAATAGCGCTCTGATAAGTACGACTCCAAGATTTCGTAGTATTGCTTAGgaagtattaattttagtttaaaaagcaaacctgtgtgacaaactttatcgaatgccTTTGCCACATCGAGGAATACGCCAgaacatacttttttattttcgagtgcGTTTTCTATTTCGTGCGTGATCCTGTGTACCTGGTCGATTGTAGAATGTTTAGttcgaaaaccaaactgatgtgttggaattattttttttcgttctattattttattgagtctTTTAATCAACAGCTTTTCAAACAGCTTTGAGATCCCTGGTAGGAGTGATATAGGTATATACGATGAAACTTCGTGTCCAGGTTTGCCTGGTTTTTGGAGCATAATAACCT is from Anastrepha ludens isolate Willacy chromosome 4, idAnaLude1.1, whole genome shotgun sequence and encodes:
- the LOC128859995 gene encoding plasma membrane ascorbate-dependent reductase CYBRD1 isoform X2; translated protein: MKIPIFVIGKMDEDATLTNFKVLYILTQLCGVTMIILVGCWVGIHFGGVGGTANPKLEFNWHPLFMTIGLIFLYGNSILVYRGFRNVRKKTLKLSHAGIHLTAFVLTVIALITVFDSHNLADPPIPNMYSLHSWLGLGAVIVFGLQYVAGFTAYLAPGWRQSLKVAYMPLHIYFGLFGFVLAIASALMGVTEKALFAISDYSSFSNAGVMANCIGVFYVIFGALVVYLATESSYKREPLPEDAVLLTGVNE
- the LOC128859995 gene encoding plasma membrane ascorbate-dependent reductase CYBRD1 isoform X3; amino-acid sequence: MDEDATLTNFKVLYILTQLCGVTMIILVGCWVGIHFGGVGGTANPKLEFNWHPLFMTIGLIFLYGNSILVYRGFRNVRKKTLKLSHAGIHLTAFVLTVIALITVFDSHNLADPPIPNMYSLHSWLGLGAVIVFGLQYVAGFTAYLAPGWRQSLKVAYMPLHIYFGLFGFVLAIASALMGVTEKALFAISDYSSFSNAGVMANCIGVFYVIFGALVVYLATESSYKREPLPEDAVLLTGVNE